One window of the bacterium genome contains the following:
- a CDS encoding zinc-ribbon domain-containing protein: protein MAQSPEPLRRMETMDVVCPHCQAHFQVDPNMPADQPARALHAADEFVEAGGTPALPAGAQVEAGGTPALPAV from the coding sequence ATGGCCCAGAGCCCGGAGCCGCTTCGACGCATGGAGACGATGGACGTCGTCTGCCCCCATTGTCAGGCGCACTTTCAGGTCGATCCGAACATGCCCGCCGATCAACCGGCGCGCGCGCTGCACGCGGCGGACGAATTCGTCGAAGCAGGCGGGACGCCCGCGCTCCCGGCGGGTGCGCAAGTCGAAGCAGGCGGGACGCCCGCGCTCCCGGCGGT
- a CDS encoding transglycosylase SLT domain-containing protein, translated as MRRARAIFSLTAAIVILVAAPASAGLLFPTAIDMPAIREEYLAGKDTLAVFHLYYRLQQDPPPADRGDAYFLMGLALGRAGDPESAALAFRRAEDHLPLVADACAFLAAKSLEDAGRFADAIGAVTEGAARHPAAPFFDDAAAWRARLSSRAGRHEEAARRFVELSGDVANSIDHSRFGLAAAREYAAAGDRASAIARLRAVVTGGRADRYTLAALDELNALAGGADAPAWYRDLVTRLGAKFFKDGEYRHAQRALAARQQAAPGSFGIDDRYRLGMAAFSNHDNDAALAALRPIAQGAGSLADDAAYRIGKIETRLGDNAASRISFETVLRRFPGSGYGPAARYQIALLDLEDNNYSRAHEYLENRLRRPAGTQTEYLTWLHAWTALRAGKLAKADALLASMTRAFRRSSDLDRYHYWRAAVLDLRGRTREAIADWREINRRPRTYYGQRAGERLTAHGKIARAPDDGIDGGLIRPYGLPAIDPSRLPARLRKTAERAQYLASHGRMAEAARVAGEFPDASELESRDEQHLMARLWHSSGRYSETMRFVGASANGIYAHLRESAGDLRANYYALLYPLAYEHAVRYWAGRRGLPPGLVYAVIYNESAMKPHVVSPANAVGLMQIVPRTGAEIAGANGETFDEDVLYDPETNIRYGTWYLRAMLDRFEGCVPCAIASYNAGPDVVGKWFRNKKDLTPEIFIEEIPYRETNRYVKKVLSTRRFYESLYDLAPAGAQEGMPVADIDAAPADS; from the coding sequence GTGAGACGCGCGCGCGCCATTTTCAGCCTGACGGCGGCGATCGTGATTCTTGTCGCCGCGCCGGCAAGCGCCGGTTTGCTGTTCCCCACCGCGATCGACATGCCCGCGATCCGCGAGGAGTACCTGGCCGGAAAGGACACGCTCGCCGTCTTTCATCTTTATTACCGCCTGCAGCAGGACCCGCCCCCCGCCGACCGGGGCGACGCGTATTTCCTGATGGGCCTTGCGCTTGGCCGCGCGGGCGATCCGGAATCCGCGGCCCTCGCGTTTCGACGCGCGGAGGATCATCTGCCGCTTGTCGCCGACGCGTGCGCGTTTCTGGCGGCCAAATCGCTTGAAGACGCCGGGCGCTTTGCCGACGCCATCGGGGCGGTGACCGAAGGCGCCGCGCGGCATCCGGCCGCGCCGTTTTTCGACGATGCCGCCGCCTGGCGCGCGCGCCTTTCCTCCCGCGCGGGCCGGCACGAGGAAGCGGCGAGGCGATTTGTGGAGCTTTCGGGCGATGTCGCGAATTCGATCGATCATTCGCGCTTTGGCCTTGCCGCCGCGCGCGAATACGCCGCCGCCGGTGATCGGGCCTCCGCGATCGCGCGGCTGCGCGCCGTCGTCACCGGCGGGCGCGCGGATCGATACACCCTCGCCGCGCTCGATGAGTTGAATGCGCTTGCCGGCGGCGCGGACGCGCCCGCCTGGTATCGCGATCTCGTCACGCGGCTTGGCGCGAAGTTTTTCAAGGATGGCGAATACCGCCACGCGCAGCGCGCCCTCGCGGCCCGGCAGCAGGCGGCGCCCGGCTCGTTTGGCATCGACGACCGCTATCGCCTCGGCATGGCCGCGTTTTCTAACCACGACAACGACGCCGCGCTCGCGGCGCTGCGCCCGATCGCGCAAGGCGCCGGGTCGCTCGCCGACGACGCGGCGTACCGCATCGGCAAGATCGAAACGCGCCTTGGCGACAACGCGGCCAGCCGGATCTCGTTCGAGACGGTGCTGCGGCGCTTTCCCGGAAGCGGCTACGGCCCCGCCGCGCGCTACCAGATCGCGCTGCTCGACCTGGAGGACAACAACTATTCGCGCGCGCACGAGTATCTCGAAAACCGCCTGCGCCGCCCGGCGGGAACGCAGACGGAATACCTCACCTGGCTGCACGCCTGGACGGCGCTTCGCGCGGGCAAGCTCGCCAAGGCCGATGCGTTGCTTGCCTCGATGACGCGCGCGTTCCGCCGCTCGTCCGACCTGGATCGCTATCACTACTGGCGCGCGGCTGTGCTCGATCTTCGGGGACGGACGCGCGAGGCGATCGCCGACTGGCGCGAGATCAATCGCCGGCCGCGCACCTATTACGGCCAGCGCGCCGGCGAACGCCTGACGGCGCATGGCAAGATCGCGCGCGCGCCGGACGACGGCATCGACGGCGGGCTCATCCGCCCGTACGGGCTGCCGGCCATCGATCCGTCCCGGTTGCCGGCGCGTCTGCGCAAAACCGCCGAACGCGCGCAATATCTGGCGAGCCACGGGCGGATGGCCGAGGCCGCGCGCGTGGCGGGCGAATTTCCCGACGCGTCTGAACTCGAATCCCGGGACGAGCAACACCTGATGGCGCGTTTGTGGCATTCGTCCGGCCGCTACAGCGAGACGATGCGTTTCGTCGGCGCGAGCGCCAACGGCATCTACGCCCACCTGCGCGAGAGCGCGGGCGACCTGCGCGCGAACTATTACGCCCTGCTCTATCCGCTCGCGTACGAACACGCGGTCCGCTACTGGGCCGGCCGGCGCGGCCTGCCGCCCGGGCTCGTGTACGCCGTCATCTACAACGAAAGCGCCATGAAGCCGCACGTCGTCTCGCCGGCGAATGCCGTCGGACTCATGCAAATCGTGCCGCGCACCGGGGCCGAAATCGCCGGCGCGAACGGCGAGACGTTCGACGAGGATGTCCTCTACGATCCGGAAACGAACATCCGCTACGGCACCTGGTATCTGCGCGCGATGCTCGACCGGTTCGAGGGGTGCGTTCCGTGCGCGATCGCCAGCTACAATGCCGGGCCGGACGTGGTCGGCAAATGGTTCCGCAATAAAAAAGACCTGACGCCGGAGATCTTCATCGAGGAAATCCCGTATCGCGAGACGAACCGCTACGTGAAAAAGGTGCTTTCGACGCGGCGGTTCTACGAATCGCTGTACGATCTTGCGCCCGCCGGCGCGCAAGAAGGCATGCCCGTCGCCGACATTGACGCCGCGCCCGCGGATTCCTAA
- a CDS encoding HEAT repeat domain-containing protein produces the protein MTQDPTDGRGLTHDPAMVEVVCDFVQAIGGTVVNIKRYPTGSAIISMALERCVETLRKLFDVKESFTVAESEKMILVDGDVLSDKIQSRAYVRTFIESLIARNVRSLTFSKGLDEKQILAFLGVFGDKPDDLKRRGSISELVAAAGVRDITLDEKVFVVLNKGQAIADIAELDRLAQLGDDLDPDQVRDSAMVNYIMSQVPFDKLGLKGEQVEALKAKIDYDKLKNAKKIDFEKIGPILARTFEQAAGSDELPEPPRTIDGVSPMTSRETIADARVQQIVNTFSEMAESIFRFENPTIRAKLLNDFLRIVTNFKGLTLAKMLSRRISDSGDVDLKGEILGQISTKKRSLVIDHLIAKYYRLIDGLAPEDFNFTAEEIDESESTLKKIIQLARASQRTDIADKAQRAVSMVRLLSREGRTPEGLLVLKMKRLFAQESARLLDDDFLDGFGELAKRLVEQKRVDILRKLIERIASNFASDDAEVRGNTVMAFVRMHQELGSLSRPDLLNDGYGHLMKQLRREEDPQLFARILATMVSDSKRLVELGDFAVVTNLLRAFRRLRDETADPARGGIMGQAIDRVGKDAEVIATLVRVFQAQNDAESDQAAALLGQLAPGAVASAVLTLLKDSDDMRVRKKCMALLARMGLPVVPALLARLTPDQPWYFSRNILSLLADIGATGGIAQVVPFLTHQDERVRRAAISMLARAGGGEADAALAATYASQPDPLRSVLIAHFAQARNREAVAPLVAALADLADGSNDDRAIAIVQALGQIGDASAAPAIRALLKRGGGLRGFFQKPNDAIVQAGIVALGRMGDADTPSLLKKFVHHSNPAIARAAQESIRALGAG, from the coding sequence ATGACGCAAGATCCAACGGACGGACGGGGCCTCACGCACGACCCGGCCATGGTCGAGGTCGTCTGCGACTTTGTGCAGGCGATCGGCGGCACCGTCGTGAACATCAAGCGCTATCCGACGGGCTCGGCCATCATCTCCATGGCGCTTGAGCGTTGCGTCGAAACGCTGCGCAAGCTCTTTGACGTCAAGGAGTCCTTCACGGTCGCCGAATCCGAGAAGATGATCCTCGTCGACGGCGACGTGCTCTCGGACAAAATCCAGTCGCGCGCTTACGTGCGCACCTTCATCGAGTCGCTCATCGCGCGCAACGTACGCTCGCTGACTTTCAGCAAGGGCCTCGACGAAAAGCAGATCCTCGCGTTTCTCGGCGTCTTCGGCGACAAGCCGGACGACCTGAAACGCCGGGGCAGCATCTCCGAACTCGTCGCGGCCGCGGGCGTCAGGGACATCACGCTCGACGAGAAGGTGTTCGTGGTCCTGAACAAGGGCCAGGCGATCGCGGACATCGCCGAGCTGGATCGCCTCGCGCAGCTCGGCGACGACCTGGATCCCGATCAGGTCCGCGACAGCGCGATGGTTAACTACATCATGTCGCAAGTGCCGTTCGACAAGCTCGGGCTGAAAGGCGAGCAGGTCGAGGCGCTCAAGGCGAAGATCGATTACGACAAGCTGAAAAACGCGAAGAAGATCGACTTCGAGAAAATCGGCCCGATTCTCGCGCGCACCTTCGAGCAGGCCGCCGGGTCCGACGAGCTTCCCGAGCCGCCGCGCACGATCGACGGCGTCTCGCCGATGACGTCGCGCGAAACGATCGCGGACGCGCGGGTGCAGCAGATCGTCAACACGTTCTCGGAGATGGCCGAGTCCATTTTCCGTTTCGAGAACCCGACGATTCGCGCCAAGCTGCTGAACGATTTCTTGCGCATCGTGACGAATTTCAAGGGCCTCACGCTCGCCAAGATGCTCTCGCGGCGCATCTCGGACTCCGGCGACGTGGATTTGAAGGGCGAGATCCTCGGGCAGATCTCCACGAAGAAGCGTTCGCTGGTCATCGATCACCTCATCGCGAAGTACTACCGTCTCATCGACGGGCTCGCGCCTGAAGACTTCAACTTCACGGCCGAGGAGATCGACGAGTCCGAGAGCACGCTCAAAAAAATCATCCAGCTCGCGCGCGCCAGCCAGCGCACGGATATCGCCGACAAGGCGCAGCGCGCCGTGAGCATGGTACGCCTGCTCTCGCGCGAGGGGCGAACGCCCGAGGGACTTCTTGTCCTCAAAATGAAGCGCCTGTTCGCCCAGGAGTCCGCGCGCCTTCTGGACGACGATTTTCTCGACGGCTTCGGCGAGCTCGCCAAGCGCCTTGTCGAGCAAAAGCGCGTCGACATCCTGCGCAAGCTCATCGAGCGCATCGCGTCGAACTTCGCAAGCGACGACGCCGAGGTGCGCGGCAACACCGTGATGGCGTTCGTGCGCATGCACCAGGAACTCGGCTCCCTGTCGCGGCCCGATCTGTTGAACGACGGCTACGGGCATCTGATGAAACAGTTGCGCCGCGAGGAAGACCCCCAGCTTTTCGCGCGCATCCTCGCGACGATGGTTTCCGATTCCAAGCGCCTCGTGGAGCTTGGCGATTTCGCCGTCGTGACGAATCTGCTGCGCGCGTTCCGCCGCTTGCGCGATGAAACGGCCGATCCCGCGCGCGGCGGCATCATGGGGCAGGCGATCGATCGCGTCGGGAAGGACGCCGAGGTTATCGCGACGCTGGTGCGCGTATTCCAGGCGCAAAACGACGCGGAAAGCGATCAGGCCGCCGCGCTGCTCGGGCAGCTTGCGCCGGGGGCGGTCGCGTCGGCCGTGCTGACGCTGCTGAAGGACAGCGACGACATGCGCGTGCGGAAAAAGTGCATGGCGCTGCTGGCCCGCATGGGCCTGCCGGTCGTGCCCGCCCTGCTGGCGCGACTTACGCCCGACCAGCCGTGGTATTTCAGCCGCAACATCCTGTCGCTTCTGGCGGATATCGGGGCGACAGGCGGTATCGCGCAGGTGGTCCCGTTCCTGACGCACCAGGACGAGCGTGTGCGCCGCGCGGCGATCTCGATGCTCGCGCGCGCGGGCGGCGGCGAGGCCGACGCCGCGCTGGCCGCGACATACGCGAGCCAGCCCGATCCGCTGCGCAGCGTTCTGATCGCGCACTTCGCCCAAGCCCGGAATCGCGAGGCGGTTGCGCCCCTGGTCGCGGCGCTCGCGGACCTCGCCGACGGATCGAACGACGATCGCGCGATCGCCATCGTGCAGGCGCTCGGGCAGATCGGCGACGCATCCGCGGCGCCCGCCATTCGCGCCTTGCTCAAGCGCGGCGGCGGCCTGCGCGGCTTTTTTCAAAAGCCCAACGACGCCATCGTGCAGGCGGGCATCGTCGCGCTTGGCCGCATGGGCGACGCGGACACCCCCTCGCTTCTCAAGAAGTTTGTCCATCATTCGAATCCGGCCATCGCGCGCGCCGCGCAAGAGTCCATCCGCGCCCTCGGCGCGGGCTGA
- a CDS encoding glycosyltransferase, which translates to MRASLVIACRNAAAWLPRCLASINDLAMPVEVILVDDGSTDGSAGIAEAAGARVLRREARGRAAALNAGIAEAKGEIILFTDADCVVGPDWADRLIEKIDEGYDGVGGNLLPSAWTAIETAKVLRYLHEFERDFVLEGAYTRFCLNGNNMAVRADALARAGGFDERYVHGADADLTRRLLVKGCRLLRTRDIETTHLKIDTPRTFLRTFFHRGSAVRFADGDRSPRAQSLARAYLAPVARALADARRIPAMRRRFPQIDIAALVAAPFWHLLADWRAAGGQRHYRRVFSREART; encoded by the coding sequence ATGCGCGCGTCCCTGGTGATCGCGTGCCGGAACGCGGCCGCGTGGCTTCCCCGGTGCCTCGCGTCGATTAACGATCTCGCCATGCCCGTCGAGGTCATCCTCGTCGACGACGGCAGCACGGACGGCTCCGCGGGCATCGCCGAGGCCGCGGGCGCGCGTGTGTTGCGGCGCGAGGCGCGCGGCCGCGCCGCCGCGCTGAATGCCGGCATCGCCGAGGCGAAAGGCGAAATCATCCTGTTCACCGATGCGGATTGCGTCGTCGGGCCCGATTGGGCCGACCGGCTCATCGAAAAAATCGACGAAGGATACGACGGCGTCGGCGGGAATCTCCTCCCATCGGCGTGGACGGCGATCGAGACCGCGAAGGTGCTGCGTTACCTTCACGAGTTCGAGCGCGACTTCGTCCTTGAAGGCGCTTACACGCGCTTTTGCCTGAACGGCAACAACATGGCGGTCCGCGCGGATGCGCTCGCGCGCGCCGGCGGCTTTGACGAGCGCTACGTCCACGGCGCGGACGCGGACCTGACCCGCCGCCTGCTCGTGAAGGGCTGCCGCCTTTTGCGCACGCGCGACATCGAAACGACGCACCTCAAGATCGACACGCCGCGCACTTTTTTACGGACGTTTTTTCATCGCGGCAGCGCCGTGCGTTTTGCGGATGGCGACCGTTCGCCGCGCGCCCAATCGCTGGCTCGCGCGTACCTCGCTCCGGTGGCCCGCGCCCTCGCGGACGCGCGCCGTATTCCGGCCATGCGGCGCCGCTTTCCTCAAATCGACATTGCCGCGCTTGTCGCCGCTCCCTTCTGGCACCTGCTTGCGGACTGGCGCGCGGCCGGCGGGCAGCGCCACTACCGGCGCGTCTTTTCCCGCGAGGCGCGCACGTGA